A single genomic interval of Nocardioides nitrophenolicus harbors:
- a CDS encoding DUF3375 domain-containing protein: protein MSDIAAELARVKGAFAQPTLTLLHQRQAPVVITIFRAAFGRNNRPIPTARLHTQVEEHLAEIRNAGDADLPTGSGRDICQRWMRGQWLVRSLDEQGNEVYSLTSHAQQALELVKNLARDRATLSEHRIATILSTVRRFNSEANPDRSARVTLLNDEIARLKVERDRLVDGAEMVSATEDYMLEGFTELLSLISALPSDFARVEERFATIRGEILAAFRAEDRPAGEVIDDYLARADALITATQEGRAFEGAFALLRDDGLVTQLREDLNALLEHPLSPGILGEADRAELRGTVKLVRDGLDRVLAQRSRVTATLKEYIVSHDAARDRELEQTLRQVESELMTWMSTTGPRATHEVSLLPSRVSVDHLRERFHDPADDVLPDPITAADPAEAPTLSLEELMAQGGPQLGSLRQRLDDALRDLLPAGSLGELFDALEPSLRRPVEIFGLLHLAADREWTTEDVVEEFAAVRPDGSRRTFAVPRTPLPDPDLAPGREHDREESRR from the coding sequence TTGAGCGACATCGCCGCCGAGTTGGCGCGCGTCAAGGGCGCCTTCGCGCAGCCGACGCTGACCCTGCTCCACCAGCGGCAGGCGCCGGTCGTGATCACGATCTTCCGGGCAGCCTTCGGGCGCAACAACCGGCCGATCCCGACGGCGCGGCTGCACACCCAGGTCGAGGAGCACCTCGCCGAGATCCGCAACGCGGGCGACGCCGACCTGCCGACGGGCAGCGGGCGCGACATCTGCCAGCGCTGGATGAGGGGGCAGTGGCTGGTGCGCTCGCTCGACGAGCAGGGCAACGAGGTCTACTCGCTGACCTCCCACGCCCAGCAGGCCCTGGAGCTGGTCAAGAACCTCGCGCGGGACCGGGCCACGCTGAGCGAGCACCGGATCGCGACCATCCTGAGCACCGTACGCCGGTTCAACTCCGAGGCGAACCCCGACCGCAGCGCCCGGGTCACCCTGCTCAACGACGAGATCGCGCGGCTCAAGGTGGAGCGCGACCGGCTGGTCGACGGGGCCGAGATGGTGAGCGCGACCGAGGACTACATGCTCGAGGGGTTCACCGAGCTGCTCTCGCTGATCTCCGCCCTCCCCAGCGACTTCGCGCGGGTCGAGGAGCGGTTCGCGACCATCCGCGGCGAGATCCTGGCGGCCTTCCGGGCCGAGGACCGGCCGGCGGGCGAGGTGATCGACGACTACCTGGCCCGGGCCGACGCGCTGATCACGGCGACCCAGGAGGGCCGGGCGTTCGAGGGGGCGTTCGCGCTGCTGCGCGACGACGGCCTGGTGACCCAGCTGCGCGAGGACCTGAACGCGCTGCTGGAGCACCCGCTCTCGCCGGGGATCCTCGGTGAGGCCGACCGCGCCGAGCTGCGGGGCACGGTCAAGTTGGTGCGCGACGGCCTCGACCGGGTGCTGGCCCAGCGCAGCCGGGTGACGGCGACGCTGAAGGAGTACATCGTCTCCCACGACGCCGCCCGCGACCGCGAGCTGGAGCAGACCCTGCGCCAGGTCGAGTCCGAGCTGATGACCTGGATGTCGACGACCGGCCCGCGGGCCACCCACGAGGTGTCCCTGCTCCCGAGCCGGGTCAGCGTCGACCACCTGCGCGAGCGCTTCCACGACCCGGCCGACGACGTGCTGCCGGACCCGATCACCGCGGCCGACCCGGCCGAGGCGCCGACCCTGTCGCTGGAGGAGCTGATGGCCCAGGGCGGTCCCCAGCTGGGCTCGTTGCGCCAGCGCCTCGACGACGCGCTGCGCGACCTGCTGCCCGCGGGCTCGCTGGGCGAGCTCTTCGACGCGCTGGAGCCGTCGCTGCGCCGGCCCGTGGAGATCTTCGGGCTGCTCCACCTGGCGGCCGACCGCGAGTGGACGACCGAGGACGTCGTCGAGGAGTTCGCCGCCGTGCGCCCCGACGGCTCGCGGCGCACCTTCGCGGTGCCGCGCACCCCGCTTCCCGACCCCGATCTGGCCCCCGGCCGCGAGCACGACCGAGAGGAGTCCCGCCGGTGA